One genomic region from Cardiocondyla obscurior isolate alpha-2009 linkage group LG19, Cobs3.1, whole genome shotgun sequence encodes:
- the Metrs gene encoding methionine--tRNA ligase, cytoplasmic isoform X2: MMIISTNEGNPNALKLIIAAKLAQESVTVRILKPSDSTLGRLPTLTVPSGLSLFSISSALQFLLPVSKESELLTDRWLEWEISQLQPAILSQVSTKTSKALQNSDLWSLLKDLNNELKNKEYLIEKCSNLSPADISIWVSLWSTILVTDITNDIAKDLPNIDNWLANIQRQTIIQQSIKESIEMFNLERGVKAIASIEAASWFPVNTISNFQGREPVPGDPSVNSPTKEKEVEIVNQEELRNIAKNWTTEQYLEVKETSYPILPKKGERNVLVTSALPYVNNVPHLGNIIGCVLSADIFARYCRQRNYNTLYISGTDEYGTATEAKALQENTTPQAICDKFFDIHNDVYRWFGIGFDYFGRTTTPEQTEIVQTFFLRIKSEGYVLTETVEQLHCESCNRFLADRFVEGTCPRCKYEDARGDQCDGCGHLVNAVELINPRCKMCNTKPIVKNSVQFFLDLPKVEEKLKKYSATVEKGWSNVARVVSKAWLRDGLKPRCITRDLKWGIPVPVKGFENKVFYVWFDAPFGYISITKRYTKEYTKWWQPPQDTKVDLCQFMAKDNVPFHAIMFPAYLLSANQNYTLTKHIMATEYLNYEDKKFSKSRGIGVFGTDARDTGIPADVWRFYLAFIRPETQDSNFNWVDLATKNNSELLNNLGNFVNRALVFSEKFFDSNVPPIEPEEADWTLLALAQRELSSYINVMEQAKLRDGLRHILAISKHGNQYMQFQQPWVKIKGNDDDKKRAGTVVAICCNLACLLSALLAPFMPSTAKQLRSQLGLSNKSYGYIPELITNMLPTWHKIGKPSPLFTKIEDQRIEMLRKQYAGQQENNGKAANKNSNESIATLEAAITKQGQLVRELKAKQDKSVWQPQVEILLDLKKKLISLKGNVNVPEKKSPAKNKKAEPTHVPEQNGDALTDATALESAIAKQGNLVRELKAKEDGSVWKPQVEILLKLKQRLADLTGTAPVTVDKKSKKKN; encoded by the exons ATGATGATCATTTCTACGAACGAGGGCAACCCGAACGCGCTGAAGCTGATCATCGCGGCTAAATTGGCTCAGGAGTCCGTCACCGTCAGAATTTTAAAGCCAAGCG attCTACTTTGGGTCGCTTGCCAACACTGACTGTACCCTCAGGATTATCTCTGTTTAGCATTTCTTCAGCTCTGCAATTTCTGTTGCCCGTATCTAAAGAATCAGAGCTCCTCACTGACAGATGGTTAGAATGGGAAATTTCTCAATTACAG CCAGCTATATTAAGTCAGGTGAGTACAAAGACTTCTAAAGCTCTACAGAATTCTGACTTATGGTCTTTACTAAAAGATCTCAATAATGaactgaaaaataaagagtACTTAATTGAG aaatGTAGTAATTTATCTCCAGCAGATATTTCTATTTGGGTAAGTCTTTGGAGCACTATATTAGTTACAGATATCACAAATGATATTGCCAAGGACTTGCCAAATATTGATAACTGGCTAGCTAATATTCAGAGACAGACAATTATTCAACAATCGATTaag GAATCCATTGAAATGTTTAACTTGGAAAGAGGTGTAAAAGCTATTGCAAGCATTGAAGCTGCTTCTTGGTTCCCTGTTAATACAATCTCGAATTTCCAAGGCCGTGAACCAGTACCCGGTGACCCAAGtgtt aatagTCCaactaaagaaaaagaagtggAGATCGTTAATCAAGAAGAACTTCGTAATATAGCGAAGAATTGGACTACTGAACAGTATCTAGAAGTCAAGGAAACGTCATACCCCAT ATTGCCTAAAAAAGGTGAACGAAATGTATTAGTAACATCGGCTCTTCCTTACGTTAATAATGTTCCACATCTGGGAAATATTATCGGATGTGTTCTTTCGGCTGATATCTTTGCAAG GTATTGCAGGCAAAGAAATTACAACACTCTTTACATAAG TGGAACTGACGAGTACGGCACCGCGACAGAAGCAAAAGCTCTACAAGAGAATACAACTCCTCAGGCTATTTGTGATAAATTCTTTGACATACATAACGATGTTTATCGTTGGTTCGGTATCGGATTCGATTACTTTGGTCGCACCACCACTCCTGAACAAAcaga AATCGTTCAAACATTTTTCCTGAGAATTAAATCGGAAGGTTACGTATTGACCGAGACCGTGGAACAACTCCATTGCGAATCCTGTAATCGATTTCTAGCCGATAGATTTGTAGAAGGTACTTGCCCCAGATGCAAATATGAAGATGCGCGTGGCGATCAATGCGACGGTTGTGGTCATCTCGTAAACGCAGTCGAGTTAATTAATCCCCGATGTAAGATGTGTAATACTAAACCTATCGTAAAAAACTCTGTGCAGTTCTTCCTGGATTTACCTAAG gtagaagaaaaattaaaaaaatattccgctaCTGTAGAAAAAGGATGGTCTAATGTGGCGAGAGTAGTTTCAAAAGCATGGCTGCGCGACGGTCTTAAACCACGTTGCATAACTCGAGATTTAAAGTGGGGCATACCGGTTCCGGTAAAAGGCTTTGAAAATAAAGTGTTTTACGTTTGGTTTGACGCTCCTTTCGGATATATCAGTATTACAAAACGATATACCAAAGAGTATACAAAGTGGTGGCAACCTCCTCAGGATACGAAAGTCGATTTGTGTCAATTTATGGCGAAAGATAACGTACCATTCCACGCGATAATGTTTCCTGCTTATTTATTATCGGCTAATCAAAATTACACATTGACGAAACATATAATGGCAACTG aatatttaaattacgaagATAAGAAATTCTCAAAGTCCAGAGGTATCGGAGTGTTCGGAACTGATGCCAGGGACACCGGTATTCCCGCGGACGTATGGCGATTTTATTTGGCTTTTATTAGGCCCGAAACTCAAGATTCGAATTTTAATTGGGTGGATTTAGCCACGAAAAATAACAGCGAGTTACTAAATAATCTTGGCAATTTTGTCAACAG AGCTCTGGTATTCTCTGAAAAATTCTTCGACTCTAATGTACCACCGATAGAGCCGGAAGAGGCTGATTGGACTCTATTAGCATTGGCACAGCGCGAACTATCGTCCTACATCAACGTTATGGAACAAGCCAAATTGAGAGATGGCTTGAGACATATACTGGCGATTTCGAAACATGGAAATCAATACATGCAATTCCAGCAGCCTTGGGTGAAAATCAAGGGAAATGACGATGACAA gaaAAGAGCTGGAACTGTCGTTGCAATTTGTTGCAATTTAGCCTGCCTGTTATCTGCTCTTTTGGCTCCCTTTATGCCCAGTACAGCTAAACAATTGAGATCTCAACTAGGTTTGAGTAACAAAAGTTACGGCTATATCCCTGAACTCATAACAAACATGTTACCTACGTGGCATAAAATCGGCAAACCCAGTCCATTGTTCACTAAAATCGAAGATCAAAGAATAGAAATGTTACGCAAGCAGTACGCTGGCCAGCAAGAAAATAATGGCAAAGCAGCGAACAAAAATTCTAACGAAAGTATCGCAACGTTAGAAGCTGCTATTACAAAACAA GGCCAATTAGTAAGAGAATTAAAAGCTAAACAAGATAAGAGCGTTTGGCAACCGCAGGTAGAAATTTTGTTAGACCTGAAAAAGAAGTTGATCTCTCTCAAGGGTAATGTAAACGTACCTGAGAAAAAATCGcctgcgaaaaataaaaaagccgAGCCAACGCATGTACCGGAACAAAACGGTGATGCTCTAACAGACGCCACGGCATTAGAATCAGCTATTGCGAAACAG GGCAACCTTGTACGAGAGTTAAAAGCGAAAGAAGATGGAAGTGTGTGGAAGCCACAAGTGGAGATATTGTTGAAATTAAAACAGCGTTTGGCAGATCTCACGGGAACGGCACCAGTCACTGTTGACAAAAAatccaagaaaaaaaa CTGA
- the Metrs gene encoding methionine--tRNA ligase, cytoplasmic isoform X1 codes for MMIISTNEGNPNALKLIIAAKLAQESVTVRILKPSDSTLGRLPTLTVPSGLSLFSISSALQFLLPVSKESELLTDRWLEWEISQLQPAILSQVSTKTSKALQNSDLWSLLKDLNNELKNKEYLIEKCSNLSPADISIWVSLWSTILVTDITNDIAKDLPNIDNWLANIQRQTIIQQSIKESIEMFNLERGVKAIASIEAASWFPVNTISNFQGREPVPGDPSVNSPTKEKEVEIVNQEELRNIAKNWTTEQYLEVKETSYPILPKKGERNVLVTSALPYVNNVPHLGNIIGCVLSADIFARYCRQRNYNTLYISGTDEYGTATEAKALQENTTPQAICDKFFDIHNDVYRWFGIGFDYFGRTTTPEQTEIVQTFFLRIKSEGYVLTETVEQLHCESCNRFLADRFVEGTCPRCKYEDARGDQCDGCGHLVNAVELINPRCKMCNTKPIVKNSVQFFLDLPKVEEKLKKYSATVEKGWSNVARVVSKAWLRDGLKPRCITRDLKWGIPVPVKGFENKVFYVWFDAPFGYISITKRYTKEYTKWWQPPQDTKVDLCQFMAKDNVPFHAIMFPAYLLSANQNYTLTKHIMATEYLNYEDKKFSKSRGIGVFGTDARDTGIPADVWRFYLAFIRPETQDSNFNWVDLATKNNSELLNNLGNFVNRALVFSEKFFDSNVPPIEPEEADWTLLALAQRELSSYINVMEQAKLRDGLRHILAISKHGNQYMQFQQPWVKIKGNDDDKKRAGTVVAICCNLACLLSALLAPFMPSTAKQLRSQLGLSNKSYGYIPELITNMLPTWHKIGKPSPLFTKIEDQRIEMLRKQYAGQQENNGKAANKNSNESIATLEAAITKQGQLVRELKAKQDKSVWQPQVEILLDLKKKLISLKGNVNVPEKKSPAKNKKAEPTHVPEQNGDALTDATALESAIAKQGNLVRELKAKEDGSVWKPQVEILLKLKQRLADLTGTAPVTVDKKSKKKK; via the exons ATGATGATCATTTCTACGAACGAGGGCAACCCGAACGCGCTGAAGCTGATCATCGCGGCTAAATTGGCTCAGGAGTCCGTCACCGTCAGAATTTTAAAGCCAAGCG attCTACTTTGGGTCGCTTGCCAACACTGACTGTACCCTCAGGATTATCTCTGTTTAGCATTTCTTCAGCTCTGCAATTTCTGTTGCCCGTATCTAAAGAATCAGAGCTCCTCACTGACAGATGGTTAGAATGGGAAATTTCTCAATTACAG CCAGCTATATTAAGTCAGGTGAGTACAAAGACTTCTAAAGCTCTACAGAATTCTGACTTATGGTCTTTACTAAAAGATCTCAATAATGaactgaaaaataaagagtACTTAATTGAG aaatGTAGTAATTTATCTCCAGCAGATATTTCTATTTGGGTAAGTCTTTGGAGCACTATATTAGTTACAGATATCACAAATGATATTGCCAAGGACTTGCCAAATATTGATAACTGGCTAGCTAATATTCAGAGACAGACAATTATTCAACAATCGATTaag GAATCCATTGAAATGTTTAACTTGGAAAGAGGTGTAAAAGCTATTGCAAGCATTGAAGCTGCTTCTTGGTTCCCTGTTAATACAATCTCGAATTTCCAAGGCCGTGAACCAGTACCCGGTGACCCAAGtgtt aatagTCCaactaaagaaaaagaagtggAGATCGTTAATCAAGAAGAACTTCGTAATATAGCGAAGAATTGGACTACTGAACAGTATCTAGAAGTCAAGGAAACGTCATACCCCAT ATTGCCTAAAAAAGGTGAACGAAATGTATTAGTAACATCGGCTCTTCCTTACGTTAATAATGTTCCACATCTGGGAAATATTATCGGATGTGTTCTTTCGGCTGATATCTTTGCAAG GTATTGCAGGCAAAGAAATTACAACACTCTTTACATAAG TGGAACTGACGAGTACGGCACCGCGACAGAAGCAAAAGCTCTACAAGAGAATACAACTCCTCAGGCTATTTGTGATAAATTCTTTGACATACATAACGATGTTTATCGTTGGTTCGGTATCGGATTCGATTACTTTGGTCGCACCACCACTCCTGAACAAAcaga AATCGTTCAAACATTTTTCCTGAGAATTAAATCGGAAGGTTACGTATTGACCGAGACCGTGGAACAACTCCATTGCGAATCCTGTAATCGATTTCTAGCCGATAGATTTGTAGAAGGTACTTGCCCCAGATGCAAATATGAAGATGCGCGTGGCGATCAATGCGACGGTTGTGGTCATCTCGTAAACGCAGTCGAGTTAATTAATCCCCGATGTAAGATGTGTAATACTAAACCTATCGTAAAAAACTCTGTGCAGTTCTTCCTGGATTTACCTAAG gtagaagaaaaattaaaaaaatattccgctaCTGTAGAAAAAGGATGGTCTAATGTGGCGAGAGTAGTTTCAAAAGCATGGCTGCGCGACGGTCTTAAACCACGTTGCATAACTCGAGATTTAAAGTGGGGCATACCGGTTCCGGTAAAAGGCTTTGAAAATAAAGTGTTTTACGTTTGGTTTGACGCTCCTTTCGGATATATCAGTATTACAAAACGATATACCAAAGAGTATACAAAGTGGTGGCAACCTCCTCAGGATACGAAAGTCGATTTGTGTCAATTTATGGCGAAAGATAACGTACCATTCCACGCGATAATGTTTCCTGCTTATTTATTATCGGCTAATCAAAATTACACATTGACGAAACATATAATGGCAACTG aatatttaaattacgaagATAAGAAATTCTCAAAGTCCAGAGGTATCGGAGTGTTCGGAACTGATGCCAGGGACACCGGTATTCCCGCGGACGTATGGCGATTTTATTTGGCTTTTATTAGGCCCGAAACTCAAGATTCGAATTTTAATTGGGTGGATTTAGCCACGAAAAATAACAGCGAGTTACTAAATAATCTTGGCAATTTTGTCAACAG AGCTCTGGTATTCTCTGAAAAATTCTTCGACTCTAATGTACCACCGATAGAGCCGGAAGAGGCTGATTGGACTCTATTAGCATTGGCACAGCGCGAACTATCGTCCTACATCAACGTTATGGAACAAGCCAAATTGAGAGATGGCTTGAGACATATACTGGCGATTTCGAAACATGGAAATCAATACATGCAATTCCAGCAGCCTTGGGTGAAAATCAAGGGAAATGACGATGACAA gaaAAGAGCTGGAACTGTCGTTGCAATTTGTTGCAATTTAGCCTGCCTGTTATCTGCTCTTTTGGCTCCCTTTATGCCCAGTACAGCTAAACAATTGAGATCTCAACTAGGTTTGAGTAACAAAAGTTACGGCTATATCCCTGAACTCATAACAAACATGTTACCTACGTGGCATAAAATCGGCAAACCCAGTCCATTGTTCACTAAAATCGAAGATCAAAGAATAGAAATGTTACGCAAGCAGTACGCTGGCCAGCAAGAAAATAATGGCAAAGCAGCGAACAAAAATTCTAACGAAAGTATCGCAACGTTAGAAGCTGCTATTACAAAACAA GGCCAATTAGTAAGAGAATTAAAAGCTAAACAAGATAAGAGCGTTTGGCAACCGCAGGTAGAAATTTTGTTAGACCTGAAAAAGAAGTTGATCTCTCTCAAGGGTAATGTAAACGTACCTGAGAAAAAATCGcctgcgaaaaataaaaaagccgAGCCAACGCATGTACCGGAACAAAACGGTGATGCTCTAACAGACGCCACGGCATTAGAATCAGCTATTGCGAAACAG GGCAACCTTGTACGAGAGTTAAAAGCGAAAGAAGATGGAAGTGTGTGGAAGCCACAAGTGGAGATATTGTTGAAATTAAAACAGCGTTTGGCAGATCTCACGGGAACGGCACCAGTCACTGTTGACAAAAAatccaagaaaaaaaagtaa
- the LOC139110263 gene encoding uncharacterized protein — protein MDLYEARDAVPSSKMKGWFSRDEEGKVILDSNGFVTITCEEENIVFQLHISEIDEKAEQMCFNVNGKDIYIDIVPWEMPENDSENEKPMDGDKDLIERLKDEKASTPTTSKSGNAIFPWCDASTKIFLKEYKEKKELVRNRKLKNMKRAYQEIAKSLMENNFNVSPLQVENRFKTLKRAYKNMMLYNRRNGRGKYICSYEQDLDEIFSNDVYDTELSVDDDSKSGVTLVAKNNSVCSNMETPTTKTVQHNSRLEAQNVKIIENLQSCQRLLRNLITRMDSKNKNANYMQNGVLQVCMEMRDLQKEAYSRAEEQREKANAQRETRNSLLEEIVTLLKSEKNT, from the exons ATGGATTTATATGAGGCTCGAGACGCCGTCCCGTCTTCGAAGATGAAAGGCTGGTTTAgtcgcgacgaagaaggcAAGGTGATCCTAGACAGCAATGGATTTGTTACAATTACTTGCGAAG AAGAAAATATAGTATTCCAACTTCACATATCAGAGATTGATGAGAAGGCAGAGCAAATGTGCTTCAACGTCAATGGCAAAGATATATACATTGATATTGTACCATGGGAAATGCCTGAGAATGATTCTGAAAATGAGAAACCAATGGATGGAGATAAGGACTTGATTGAAAGATTGAAGGATGAAAAGGCTAGTACACCAACAACCAGTAAAAGTGGAAATGCAATTTTTCCCTGGTGCGACGCCTCGACAAAAATCTTCCTGAAAGAGTACAAAGAGAAGAAGGAGCTAGTGAGAAACCGAAAACTGAAAAATATGAAGAGAGCATATCAGGAAATAGCCAAAAGTTTGATGGAAAACAACTTTAATGTGTCACCACTGCAAGTAGAAAATCGATTCAAAACGCTTAAGCGTGCCTATAAGAATATGATGCTCTATAATAGAAGGAATGGAAGGGGAAAGTATATCTGCAGTTACGAACA AGATTTGGACGAAATTTTTTCGAACGATGTATACGACACTGAACTAAGTGTCGACGATGATTCAAAATCGGG GGTTACGTTGGTTGCTAAGAACAACAGTGTATGCAGCAATATGGAAACACCAACTACAAAGACTGTTCAACATAATTCCAGATTGGAAGCTCAAAATGTAAAGATAATCGAAAATCTACAGAGCTGCCAAcgtttattaagaaatttaatcacCAGAATggatagtaaaaataaaaatgctaattATATGCAAAATGGAGTTTTGCAAGTATGCATGGAGATGCGGGATTTACAAAAAGAAGCATATTCACGCGCGGAAGAGCAAAGAGAGAAAGCCAACGCGCAGAGAGAGACGAGAAATAGTTTATTAGAAGAAATTGTAACGCTCctaaaatctgaaaaaaatacgtaa